The nucleotide sequence TATCCATCATCTACTACAACTTCAAAACTACCACTTAATGCTATAATTACTTGTTCGAGTTCTATATGAGCATGTCCTCCTCTAGTTTCACCACTTGGGATATCATAAATATAATAAACTCTTTTGATTTCAAAAGGTACATGTATATTTCCTTCAATAAATGTTAAATTACCTCTATAATCTGAAACTTTTGGAAAATTAATTATTTTACATAAATTTATTCTACCGGTTGTCGGCACTGTCATACTATTCACCTTATATTATTTTTTAATTTAAACTTTTTAAGTTTATTAAATTATGCTACAAAAATTATTACTTTGTTTCCACTTTTAACTTTTTTATCTCCTTCAATGCTTCTTCAACGCTCTTTAACTTAATTCCCAATAACTTTTTAACCTTCTCACTATTCAAAGAAGTATCTCTCGGCCTTTTAGCCTTCCATCCTAATTCTGAACTCTTAACTGGTTTTATTAAACTTTCATCAAATCCAAAAATCTCAGCAACTTTTAAAGCGAACTCATATCTGCTAACCTTCTCCCCACCACCAAAGTGCAACAATCCCCTAACATCTCTCTCATATATCTTAACAGCCCCATCAATAAACTCATTAACATAGGTTGGAGTGTTCCACTGGTCAATTACAGCATTTATAGCCTCATTATTTTTTAATCTTTCTAAAACCCACATAAAGAAATTAACTTTAACTGGACTTATGCAATAGGGAACAGATATCCTAACAATAGATATTGAATCATAATCTAACTCATTTAAAAACCTCTCCCCCTCTGCCTTTGTATAGCCATAGTAATTGATAGGATTTATCTCATCTTCTTCAACATAATTCCCTTTTTCCCCATCAAAAACATAATCGGTTGATATATGGCATAGAGAACATCCAATCTCCTTACAAGCCTCTCCAATATATTTAGCTCCCAAGGCATTTATTTTATATGCCAAATCTCTCTCTGTCTCACACAAATCAACGTTAGTCATTGCGGCAGTGTTGATAACAAAATCTGGATTTATCTTTCTAATAGTCTCTTTAATCTTATTCTCATCAGCAATATCTATAAAATATTTTTCAACATCCTTAAAAAACCCCTTATCACTCCTTGTTATAATATAAACCTTATAATCATCCAACTCCAAAAACTTTTTAACCAATTCATATCCAATCATTCCCAAACCAATAATAGCAACTTTCTCCATAGAATCACCATTTATTTTATAACAACATCTTTATAGCGTTCCAGACTAAAAAACTCTGTGGTTTTAAAATCCTTTTTTGTGAATTTAAAAATAAAATATTCTCCTTAATTAAAAATATCCTAATTTTCCTTTTTATCTTATTCTTTGGAACTTCATAGTTATCTTTAAACAATTTTAATACCTCTAAGACTTCATCATAATTCACGCTTTCATAATCCTCCTCAACCTTCTCTAATAATTCTTCTAAGTGATTTAACTCCTCCCCAAGTTTTGTTTCCAAAACCTCTTTCAAATCTTTACCAAGTTTTAACTTAACAATAACATCATAAATATCCTTTGCCTTTCCACCAACATAGTTATAAATTAGCTCTTTATCATCATTAGACAAATGTCTATTTAGTAAATCTCCTGATAGAAAATCAATAAACTTTAAAGCTGTATCTTTATCAAAATCATCAACTAAGATATAGTCAACTCTCCCTTTTAATTCAGCTTTCCCATAGATATACTCAATAAATAAGCTATCTGAGCTTAAACAAAAAACATGACATAAATGTTGTTCTTTAGTTAAAGAAACTAAGAATTGAAATAGTTCTTTTAATAAATACTTCTGCCCGTTAAGAACGACATCTTTAATCATTTGAAGCTCATCAAAGATTAAAATTGGTTGTTTCCCACTCTTTTTAACTTCTAATAATAAGGTGTTTAAATACTGAAAAACATCGTTTATCTTCTCTTCAAATAACTTATCAAATTCAATCTCAGGAATTGGAATACCAGTTAGAATCTTAGCTCCTTTAGTTATTAAATTCAAAACCTCTGATTTGTCCTTAATTTTCTCAAAGAAATCATCTTTTTTAGTAGTGAAGATAGCTTCAATGAATTCTTTTTTTTCTGAGATTAAATAAGTTCTAAAATTGATATAAAAAACCTTGTAATCGTCACTTAGCCTATTTTCTATAATGTATTTTATTAAGGTTGTTTTTCCACTGTTTAAAGGACCATAAATAAAATAAATATTATTTGGCTCCCCTTCTAAGATTGATAGAATTTCTTTTATTTCTTTCTCCCTATTAAAAAATTTCATTAGAATCACCATTTCAACTTCCAAGGCGTTGGATGTAAAACCTTCTCATTAATCAAAGGCTTCCACCACCATTCATTATTAAGATACCATTCAACAGTCTCTTTCAACCCATCTTCAAACTTAAACTTTGGTTTCCAGCCAAGTTCTCTTATCTTTGAAGCATCCAAGCTGTATCTAATATCATGCCCCGGTCTATCCTCAACAAACTCAATTAAATCTTCTGATTTACCCATAATCTTTAAAATCATCTTAACAACTTCTATATTCTTCTTCTCCTGATTTGATGCTATGTTATAGACTTCTCTCTTTTCTCCTTTTTCTAAAACTAACTCTATCCCACTACAATGATCTAACACATAAAGCCAATCTCTAACATTCTCTCCTTTACCATATATTGGGACTTTTAAATCCATACTCGCTCTAATTATCGTCTTTGGAATCAACTTTTCAGGAAATTGATACGGCCCATAATTGTTTGTACATCTTGTTATCTTTGCGTTTAAGTTGTAAGTTCTCGCCCATCCTAAGACAAGCATATCTCCTCCAGCCTTACTTGCAGAGTATGGAGAAGAGGGCATCAACCTATCATTCTCTGTAAATGAACCTTTCTCAATATCTCCATAAACCTCATCAGTGCTCACATGAACAAAATTAACTTCTGGATTGTATTTCCTAATAGCCTCTAATATAGTATAAACACCAATTATGTTGCTCTCTATGAATGAATATGGGTTAGATATGCTCCTATCCACATGTGTCTCTGCAGCCATATTTATAACAGCATCAACTTCTTTAACTAACTTAGAAATAAGCTCAAAATCAGTTATATCTCCCTTCACAAACGAATATCTATCCTCGTCTATACCTTTTAAGTTATCTAAATTAGACCCATATCCAAGCTTATCTAAATTTATAACTTCCCAATCTTTATGTTTATCTAAAATATATCTTATAAAATTACTTCCAATAAATCCAGCCCCTCCAGTAACTAAAATTTTCATTTTTATCCCTCATTAGCTAATCTCTCTAAATATTTTCCATAATCTGTCTTTAACAATGGCTTAGCAAGTTCTAACAGTTGCTCTTTTGTTATCCATCCGTTTCTATAAGCTATTTCTTCCAAACAGCCGATCATCAATCCCTGCCTTCTCTCAATTGCGGCAACAAAGTTTGTTGCCTCTAAGAAACTCTCATGAGTTCCAGCATCAAACCATGCAACTCCTCTTGGCAAAAGCTTAACCTTCAACTTCCCTCTTCTTAAATACTCATTGTTTATATCAGTTATCTCCAACTCCCCTCTCCAAGATGGCTTTACCTGTTTAGCTATCTCAATAACATCATTATCATAAAAATAAAGCCCTATAACAGCATAGTTTGATGGAGGATTTTTTGGTTTTTCTATGATTGATTTAACATTACCATTTTCATCAAACTCAATAACTCCATACCTCTCTGGGTCTTTAACATACTGCCCAAATACAACCCCTCCACCTTCTTTCTCTAACACTTCTTTTGCTTCAAGTAAAAGCCCAGTTAATCCACTTCCATATAAAATATTATCTCCCAAAATTAAGCAAACGTTATCATCGCCAATAAATTCTTCTCCAATAATAAACGCCTCTGCCAAACCTCTCGGCTCTTTCTGCTCCTTATAATACAGCTTTATTCCAAACTGCTCTCCAGTTCCTAAAAGTTTTTTAAATCTTGGTAAATCTTCAGGAGTTGAGATAATCAATATCTCTCTGATTTGAGCAAGCATTAAAATAGACAGCGGATAATAAATCATCGGTTTGTTGTATATTGGCATTAAATGTTTATTTCCAGCATAAGTTATTGGATACAACCTTGTTCCTGAGCCGCCTGCTAAGATTATTCCCTTCATATTCTCACCTCTATTCATTATTTGGTTCATAAACAAAGTTATTATCTGCCTCTCTTAATGGAGGATGTCTTTTATCTTTTTCAGATAAAATAGGATTTTTTATTGGCCAGTCTATTCCAATATCTTTATCGTTCCAAATTATTCCTCTGTCATCCTCAGGGGAGTACTCTGCTGTGCATTTATAAACAACCTCTGCCTCATCACTTAAAACACAAAACCCATGGGCAAACCCTTTTGGAATATAAAGCATTCTTCTATTTTCTTCTGATAAAATAACCCCTACCCACTTCCCATACGTCGGAGAACCTTTCCTTATATCTACAGCAACATCAAATATCTCCCCCCTTATGCACCTAACCAATTTACCTTGTGCATTTGGATTTTTTTGATAATGCAGTCCCCTTAAAACCCCTTTCTTAGATTTTGAGTGGTTGTCTTGAACAAATATCTCCTTAATCCCAAATTTTGAAAACTCACTATACTTATAAGTCTCCATAAAAAAGCCCCTTTCATCTTCAAAAACTACTGGCTCTATTAATATAACTTCTGGAATCTCCAATCTTTTGAATTTGAATGGCATTTTCCCACCCTTATAAAATCTCAACACCTTCATTTAAAAAAAATTGTTGAATAAAAACTACTATGTCTTAATTTATTAAATTCATCTTCACTTTTAATTATAACATTAATTAGAATTCCGTATTCAACAATAATATCAACAATCAAATCTATAATATCATCTAATTTAATGTCCCCAACAATTAATATGTCAATATCGCTTTCTTCGTTATAATTCCCTCTCGCATAAGAACCAAATAAAATAACCTTCTTTATTTTATTTCCAAATATCTTTCTTAAATTTTTCAAAAAATAACTTAATGCTTTATCATGCATATTAATCACTCTTTCTTATAATCTCTACACAATCATATAAACTTTTAGCAATAAAATCTGCCTGTGTTTCTTCATCCTCATAAAGAATCCTTATAGTCTTACAACCAACACTTTTCCCACAAATTATATCTCTTTCGCTATCTCCAATCATCCAACTTTTTTTAAAGTCAATATTCCACTTCTCCTTTGCTCTTAAAAGCATGCCATTCCTTGGCTTTCTGCAATCACAAGTCCCTTCTAAATGTGGGCAGTAAAAAATATCATCAATCTCAGGCAACAATTTAAGCATATAGTCATGAATAACTTTTAAATCTTCTTCTGTCATAATACCTTTGGCAATTCCCTGCTGATTGGTTACAACTATCAACAAATAACCCATTTTTTTAAATTCAATTAACGCCTCTCTAACCTTTGGTAGTAATTCAAACTCTTCTATCCTCTTAACATAATCCCCAATTAACCTTTTATTTATAACTCCATCCCTGTCTAAAAAAATTGCTTTTGAAACGGAATTTTGATTTTGTCTTATATTCAATTCCACCACCAAAAAATCTTAATCCTTACCAAACAACTCTTTCAAACTAACTGTTGCAGTTCCAACCTTTCCTACAACAATTGAACTTGCCTTATTTGCTAATTTAACTGCATCAATTAAATTATAGCCCTTATCTAATGCATAGGCTAAAGTAGCAATAAACGTATCTCCAGCTCCAGAAACGTCATGGACTTCTTTAACTTTTGTCGGAATATGAAAAATTTCTCCATCCAAAGTTATTAAAGTAGCTCCTTTTTCACTCCTTGTTATAACAAAATTTGAATTATATTTATCAACTAACTCTAAACCTGCCTTTTCTAACTCATCATCTTTATTCTCAATCTCTCTTCCTAAAATTTGAGAAGCTTCTTTTAGATTTGGTTTTATTAAATAAACATCATTATAAAATTCTATGTTTTTTGGTTTTGGGTCAACTAAGATTTTTCCTTTAAATTCTTTTTTTATGCCTTCCATAAGTTCCTTTGTAATTAATCCCTTTGCATAATCGGAGATTATTAATATCTTTGATTTTCCATTGAGATTTTTAATAACTTCTAAGATTTTATTGCTTAGCTCATCATTTATTGGATAAATTTTTTCATAATCAACCCTAAGCAACTGTTGATTATAACCCATAGCAACAAATCTATGCTTCACTATCGTTGGCCTCCCATCAGAAACAAAGCAATATTTAATATTATTCTCGTTGCATAACTTTTCAATACATTTTCCAAATTCATCGTTATTAGAAATACTTATTAAAAATACATCATGGTTTAAAGAAGCTATATTGTTTGCGACATTTCCCGCTCCTCCTAAGGTGTATTTCTCTTCAACCACATTTAATATTGGAACAGGAGCTTCTGGATTTATCCTCTCAACCTTTCCATAAGTATATTTGTCAAGCATAACTTCTCCTAAAACAATTATCATCTTCTCCCTCTATTTATATTTCTCTAAAACCCATTCTATTATCTTTGTTGTTGAAAATCCTTCAATTAAAGGAATTATTTTTATTTCCCCGCCATAACTTTTAACAATCTCTGCCTCTGGTAAGTCTTCCTCTCTATAATCCCCACCTTTTACATGAACATCTGGCTTTATTATTTTTATCAATTCTATAGGTGTTTCTTCATCAAATGGCACAACAAAATCCACGGCCTTTAAGTTATCTAAAACATAAGCTCTCGAGTATAGAGGAATTATCGGTCTTTTATCTCCTTTTATCTTTTTTATGGATTTATCTGAATTTATTCCGACTATTAAGATATCTCCCAACTTTTTTGCCTTGTTTAAATACTCTACATGTCCCCTATGGATTATATCAAAACATCCGTTAGTAAAAACAATTTTTAGATTTTGGCTTTTTAACTCTCTTACAATGTCTTCTAATAATCCTCTATCCTCAATTATCATGTTCTCACTTATTTATAGAAATATTTTGTTTTTATTTAAATAACAATAATTTTCCAATGATTTCGGGAGCATAGATAGATAAAATTATAATTAACGCAATTATTATCATATCTCGTCTAAGCAGTTTAATTTCCTTTTCAATCTTTTCATCTAAATATTTAATATCTTCTTTTGTAGCTAATTCACTTCTTAATTCATCTTTCAACTCATTTTTGATAATAATTTTATTTTCTTTATTAAGTTCAATAATAATATCGTAAATCTCTCTTGCTTCCTTCTCATCTTTAACTTTTTTAAGTATCAACTCATACAACTTAGCGTAGGCAATAGCCATAATCTCCACCATAACTAACTAAATAATCTTTTCTCAACCTCTTCGCATATTACATGGTAAATTGTTAGATGGCATTCTTGGATTCTTGCTGTGTCATTAGAAGGAACTATCAATGCCAAATCAACAATATCCTTTAACTTCCCCCCATCTTTTCCTAACAATCCAATTGTATAAATACCCATTTCTTTTGCTTTATTAACCGCCTTTATAACATTCTCTGAGTTTCCACTTGTAGATATGCCAACTAAAACATCCCCCTCTTTGCCCAATGCTTCAACTTGCCTTTCAAAAATCTTATCAAAACCATAATCATTCCCTATAGCTGTTAAAATTGATGTATCTGTTGTTAATGCAATTGCAGGAAATCCTTTCCTTTCTAACTTAAATCTCCCTACAATTTCAGCAGCAAAATGTTGAGAGTCAGCAGCTGAACCACCATTTCCACAAATTAAAATTTTATTTCCATTCTTTAATGCATTATATATTATTTCAATTGCTTTTTTTAACTTTTCTTCATTTTCTTCAATAAATTTTAACTTTACATTTGCACTTTCCTCAAAATACTTTCTCATAATACCACCAAATTTATTTATACCTACTTAATAAATATAGATTATTAATGATTTAAATTTAACTAAAATTTACTTAAAGGGGGAAAATGATAAAGAAAGCTGTGATTCCAGTAGCAGGTTTTGGAACTCGATTGTTGCCAATAACGAAAGCTCAGCCAAAAGAGATGCTTCCAGTCGTGAATAAGCCAATAGTTCAGTATGTTGTTGAGGATTTGGTGGAAGCGGGAGTAAAAAATATTTTATTTGTAACTGGAAAAGGAAAACAGGCAATAGAGAATCATTTTGATATGAATTACGAATTAGAATGCAAATTAGAAAAATCTGGAAAATATGAACTTTTAAAAATCATTAAAGAAATTAATAATTTAGGAAATATATTTTACGTAAGGCAGAAAGAGCAAAAAGGTTTAGGAGATGCTATTTTATACGGAGAGGAGTTTGTTGGAGATGAATACTTTATAGCAATGGTTGGAGATACAATTTACTCTAAAAATATTGTAAAAGATTTAATAAAAGCTCATGAGAAATATGGTTGCTCAGTTATTGCTTTAGAGAGAGTTCCAAAAGAAGATGTCTATAAATATGGAGTAATTGATGGGGAAGAGATAGAGGAGGGGGTTTATAAGATAAAAAATATGGTAGAGAAGCCAAAAGTTGAAGAAGCTCCCTCAAATTTAATTATAACAGGAGCTTATTTACTATCACCAAAGATATTTGAAAAAATTAAACAAACGCCTCCTGGAAGAGGAGGGGAAATTCAAATTACAGATGCTATGAATCTACTTTTAAAAGAGGAAGATATTATAGGAATTGAGATTAACTGTAAAAGATACGATATTGGAGATGTTCTTGGATGGTTAAAGGCAAATGTAGAGATTGGAGCTGAAAAATTCCCTGAATTTAGAGAATTTTTAAAGGAATTTGTTAAAAGCTTATAAATAATGGATTAATTCAACCTTTGAAAAATTTATAACTCATTTTTAATTTGTGGGATATTATGGATGTTGCAATAATCTTAGGACTTTTAGTGGCTGTGTTTTATGGTATTGGGACATTTTTTGCAAAAATTGTTTGCGAAAAAAACCCATTATTTCAATGGATAGTGGTAAATATAGTTGGGATTATATTATGTATATTTATATTAATCAAATATAAAAATATAATTATAACCGAGCAGAAAATTCTTACCTATGCTATAATATCGGCAATATTAGTGGTTGTTGGCTCTCTACTGTTATATTATGCATTATATAAAGGAAAAGCGAGTATAGTTGTGCCTTTATCATCAATAGGGCCAGCAATAACAGTAGCTTTATCAATACTATTTTTAAAAGAGTCATTAACAATGCCACAAATGATAGGTGTGATTCTTATAATCATTGGAGTTATATTGCTCTCAATCACAAATTAAGTTTAAAAAAGTAAAAAATAATATAAGTTTATTGCTCACCTACAGATAATAAATATCTTCTTGCCCCTTGCATTCCAAGCTGTAATTTTATTGCCTTTATAAGCTCATAAACATCTTCAACAGTTTCAGCATCATATAACGCTTCTTTAAACTTCTCTCTTTTTGATGGCTCTACCAAGTTTAAGAGATATTCAACTGTGGCAACCAACTCAATATATTTTCTCTCTCTATTCATTAAATTATCTAATTCATTTAGTATCTCTTGAATTTTTCCAGATGGCATTTATTTCACCATATACATGATATCTAAATTTCAGGATAATTTTGTTATATGTGATATAAATATTTTAATACGAGTGGTTTCTATTTAACTGGTAATATTAAAAATACTTTTTGCGGTGAGAGCTTGGCAATGATTGGATTAGTGGGAAAACCAAACGTAGGAAAATCAACAATGTTCAATGCCTTAACTGAGAAACTTGCTGAGATTGGGAATTATCCATTTACAACAATACAGCCAAATAAAGGAATTGCTTATATAACTTCAATTTGTCCATGTAAGGAATTGGGAGTAAAATGCAATCCAAGAAATTCAAAGTGTGTAGATGGGATTAGATACATTCCAGTTGAAGTGATAGATGTTGCTGGTTTAGTTCCAGGAGCACATGAAGGTAGAGGAATGGGAAATAAGTTTTTAGATGATTTAAGGCAGGCAGATGCATTTATTTTAGTTGTAGATGCCTCTGGAAAGACAGATGCTGAAGGAAATCCAACAGATAATTATGACCCAATTGAAGACGTTAAATTTTTACTAAATGAGATAGACATGTGGATTTATGGAATTTTAACCAAAAATTGGGATAAATTGGCAAGAAGAGCTCAGCAAGAAAAAAATATAGTTAAAGCTTTAAAAGACCAACTAAGTGGGTTGAATATAGATGAAGATGATATAAAGATGGCTATTAGAGATATGGATGAAAGTCCAATTAAATGGACTGAAGATGATTTGCTGAATTTAGCTAAGAAACTTAGAAAAATCTCAAAACCAATGATTATTGCAGCGAATAAAGCAGACCATCCAGATGCAGAGAAAAACATTGAAAGATTAAAGAAAGAGTTTGAAGATTATATTGTTATCCCAACATCTGCTGAAATAGAGTTAGCTTTAAAAAGGGCTGAAAAAGCTGGCATTATAAAAAGAAAAGGAAGTGATTTTGAGATTGTTGATGAGAGTAAGTTAAATGAGCAAATGAGGAGAGCTTTTGATTACATAAAGGAGTTTTTAGAGAAATATGGAGGAACAGGAGTTCAGGAGTGTATAAATAGAGCATACTTTGATTTACTAAATATGATTGTTGTCTATCCGGTTGAAGATGAGAATAAATTTTCAGATAAGCAAGGAAATGTTCTGCCAGATGCTTTTTTAGTTAAAAAAGGAACTACTGCAAGAGATTTAGCTTATAAAGTACATACTGAATTGGGAGACAAGTTTATCTATGCAATAGATGCAAAAAAGAAAATTAGAATTGGGGCAGATTATGAATTAAAGCACAATGATATTATTAAGATTGTCTCTGCCGCAAAATAAAGCTAAATAATAATGGCTTTACCCCTTATGGCTCAAAAACCTTACTCATACACCCAGCCAATAATCCAGCTATGGCATCATCTAAAAACATAAAGCCTTTCTTATCCAATTCCCCAATTATTCCTGGTTTTTTAGCATCATAGAATCTAAAATTAAATATTGCTTTTGTTCCAGCAATCTCATTCGCTATAGCCAATCCAATAACTTCATCAACATAAACATAGTTTGGGTCTTCGTTGTAGTTGAATGGTAAATTGTTAGATTTTCCTTCTCTATCCAATAAAATTGCCGCAATTAATAAAGTTGAGACATTAGGATTAGCCAATTGTTTTAACAAAATATCTTTAAGTTTTTCTCTAATTTTATCTCTCTCTTCATCATCCCCAATATATAAGGCCATTCCTGCATCTAACAAACTTTCTATGGTTATTCCAAAAGATTTTAACTTTTCAATAATATCCATTTTCTCACTAAATATTTATTTTTTGAATACATTTTTTATAGCAAACCATTTCTTTACCGAAGTCGGCTTTATAATCCCATTTATAACGTCATAAAACAAAATCTCATTCTCAATTAAAAACTTAACATCATCAAAAATCTCATCTTCAAACTCCTCAATATCTACTTTTATCTTATCCTTAAACTTACTTAGAACTTTTAGTAAATTCTTTTTTCTTTCTCTATTTGATTTTATTAG is from Methanocaldococcus bathoardescens and encodes:
- the cobZ gene encoding alpha-ribazole phosphatase CobZ, yielding MDIIEKLKSFGITIESLLDAGMALYIGDDEERDKIREKLKDILLKQLANPNVSTLLIAAILLDREGKSNNLPFNYNEDPNYVYVDEVIGLAIANEIAGTKAIFNFRFYDAKKPGIIGELDKKGFMFLDDAIAGLLAGCMSKVFEP
- a CDS encoding redox-regulated ATPase YchF, which gives rise to MIGLVGKPNVGKSTMFNALTEKLAEIGNYPFTTIQPNKGIAYITSICPCKELGVKCNPRNSKCVDGIRYIPVEVIDVAGLVPGAHEGRGMGNKFLDDLRQADAFILVVDASGKTDAEGNPTDNYDPIEDVKFLLNEIDMWIYGILTKNWDKLARRAQQEKNIVKALKDQLSGLNIDEDDIKMAIRDMDESPIKWTEDDLLNLAKKLRKISKPMIIAANKADHPDAEKNIERLKKEFEDYIVIPTSAEIELALKRAEKAGIIKRKGSDFEIVDESKLNEQMRRAFDYIKEFLEKYGGTGVQECINRAYFDLLNMIVVYPVEDENKFSDKQGNVLPDAFLVKKGTTARDLAYKVHTELGDKFIYAIDAKKKIRIGADYELKHNDIIKIVSAAK